From the Butyricicoccus intestinisimiae genome, the window TGTTTACATGCTTTGTGTACAGTCGGCCGCCCGACTGAAAAATGTTTTTTTGTTTTCTCAACGTTACCATTCGCTTCATAGTAATCAGCAATTTGTTTTAACAAAGTATACTCATCCTCAGCAGATAAAACCTTCCGAGACTTTTTTGCGTCCGCAAAACCAGCACGCAGTAAATATTTTTGTATTGTTTGCAAAGCAAATCCAGTTTCCTTTGCGATTTCAGAAGCGGTCTTACCGGTGCTATACAGCGATAGTATTTCTGATATGCTGCTGCCAGGCAAAGAGTTGCCGAAAGTTTGTGTGTTTTTATTACTCTCAACAGAAATACCGTGTCTGCGCAATACGTTAGATACTGTGTATACCGGCACGTGAAACAGTCGTGCTGTCTGTTTCACATTCTGTGTCTGTGCATAATTGCGAATAATTTCCTTTTGCTTGTCATCTGAGAGCAATTCATCTAATTCTCCCGCGTTTGCTAGTGCACGGTGAGCAACATTGTATGGTATAGAACATACAGCCGCAGCCTCTCTCACTGATTTGCTATTGCGATATGTTTCGATCAAGGTATTTTTGTTGTAATCATACATCAAAATCTACCTCATATCCTTGACTCAATTTAAACAATGTTTTTTCAGACAATCTTTCACCATTTTCCGCAGAAACTATTTTCTGTGTTGCTAGGTTACACAATGTAGCGGCATCATGTAACGACAATCCTTTTTCTTCTCGTGTTTGTTTTAATTTTCTTCCGAAAGAGAATTTGAAAAATTTATGTGTACGATAGCAATTACATATATCCTGTATTCGCAATAGCTTTTCATAGTCATTTCCATAAACAATTTTATCTAATGATACATCAAGAGCATCACACCACTTGATAAATTTTTTAAAACTCGGAGCCTGCCCTTTTCTCTCAAAATTAGAAATAATAGGGGACCAATCATCCATAGCTTTGGCAAAATCCTCTATCGTGATGTCCGCTTTCATCCGAGCGAAGCGAAAATTTAATCCGATTTTTTCTTTCTGTATCATTACTACAGTTCTTTCCTTTCTGGTTCGCAC encodes:
- a CDS encoding COG3415 family protein, whose protein sequence is MYDYNKNTLIETYRNSKSVREAAAVCSIPYNVAHRALANAGELDELLSDDKQKEIIRNYAQTQNVKQTARLFHVPVYTVSNVLRRHGISVESNKNTQTFGNSLPGSSISEILSLYSTGKTASEIAKETGFALQTIQKYLLRAGFADAKKSRKVLSAEDEYTLLKQIADYYEANGNVEKTKKHFSVGRPTVHKACKQFGVPLKKRHRRMTEERKQRYLQIAETYSQVRNTEKTAAICDCNIETVYAACTYYHVEVHKRKKLHQGNAVRVLSAEACILTDWKSVVDLAQTQEQIARFAYGVACDLTQSYTLLSTDTKCSLIGQYDGSGNLTSAVYLVQNFGLALLK
- a CDS encoding helix-turn-helix domain-containing protein, whose product is MIQKEKIGLNFRFARMKADITIEDFAKAMDDWSPIISNFERKGQAPSFKKFIKWCDALDVSLDKIVYGNDYEKLLRIQDICNCYRTHKFFKFSFGRKLKQTREEKGLSLHDAATLCNLATQKIVSAENGERLSEKTLFKLSQGYEVDFDV